CGCCCGCCTGACCCAACACGTCGCGGTACCAGACCCGGACCGGATCGTCCTCGGCGAGCCGGGCGCCGGAATCGTCCATGAAGTCGACGCCCGTGAACGCGATGAAGTCGCCGTCCGGCGGCAGCGCCGCGTGGATCGCGCGGAACCGGTCCGGCGCGTAGGCATCATCCGAATTCAGAATGGTGAGCACGTCCCCGCTGGCCTTCGACAGGCCGTGCGCGATCGCCGCGTGGGCGCCGCCGTTTCGGTCGAGCAGGTCGCACAGGATGCGGACCGGGCCGGCATAACCGTCGATGGCCTTGGCGATGACGGCCCGCGACGCGTCGGTGGAGCGGTCGTCAACGATGATCAGCTCATCGACCGGGCGGTCCTGATCCAGCACGGAGCCGATTGCCTGCGCGATGTAGGCCGCATGGTTGTAGGACGGGATGACGACCGAGATCCGCCGCCCGACCGGCGGCCGGGACGCGGGCTGCGGGCGCGCGGACTTGGTCAGGAACCGCAACATCGGCGTTTGCACCTCTCTCCGATGATCCCCAGGGGCTGCCGTGCCGCGGATCTACGCGGCATCGAGCTGCGCCCGGAGCAGGTCGAGGCGCGGCCGCATTTGCCGCTCGAAGCTGTATTCCCGCAGGATCGCCAAGCGGCCGGCCTCGCTGAGCCGCCGGAGCGCCTCCCGGTCGCCGGCGTAGAACTCGATCCGGTCGGCGATCCCGTCGACGTCGCGCGTGATCAGCTCGAACTCCACGCCGGGCTCCATGGCGTGGGTCCCGTCGAGCCGGCGGTTCAGCGCGAGGGAATCAGTAAGGAACATCGCCACGCCGCGCAGGCCCGCCTCGACGCAGGAGGTGGTGGGAAAGCCGTCGAAGGACCCGCGGCCGCCGTCGCGCTCCATCGGCGACTGGTTCGGCGAGATGACGATGTCCATACTGGGATAGAAATCCGGGAAGAACGAGGCCGGCTGCACGCCGTGGAAACGCACCCGGTCGACCCGCGTCAGGCCGAGAAGCTCCGCATTCCAGTCGCCGACATAGTGCCACTCGAAGCGCGGGTCGTCCGTGTAGCGCCGGACGAGTTCGGTGAACACGTCGCAGCCCTTCTCGATGCCGAGCTCCGTGTAGCGCTGGGCCACGAAGCAGATCCGGATCGTGTCCGGCAGCGGGCGCCCGACCCGCGAGCAGCGCGCACTCGCCGCGACATCCCAACAATCCGGCGAGACGGCACCGAAGATGAAGGCGATCTGCTGGGGATCGCACCAGCCCCGGTCGAGCAGGTAGTCGCGCTGCAGCGTGTGGGTCGTGAGCACCTTGGCGAAGCGGCGATCGCCGAGCACGCGCCGCAGCTTGGCGTCCGAGACTGGATCGTTCGGCATGAACCCGCCCCCAGGATACAGGGTGAAGACGAAGCGCGCGGCGCGCAGGTCCGGGTTCGAGGCCAGCAGCACGGCCGCGTTGTGCAGGAAGGTCGTGTGCAGGACCTCGGCGCTGAGGTCGTGGCCGGTGTTCAGGGCCTGCACCCGGCCCGCGAGGGTCGGATGCTCCGCCTCGAACTGGCGCAGCTCGTCGAGGAAGGTCCAGTCCGGCCGGTAGCGGTCAATGTCGCGCAGCGACGAGGCAGCCCGGCTCTCCGGGATGGCGTACAGGTAGGTGAGCAGCTCGCCGTAGCGGAACGCCGAGAACCGGGACGGGAAGCTCGAATCGACGAGGAGGAGGCCGGCCCCGCGCCCCCGGGCCGGTTGGCTCGGCCCGGCCACCTGCGGGTAGACGGCCCGGGCCTGGTTGGCGGCCTGCCAGGCTTCGGGGGCGAAATCCGGCACGGCCCGGCTCTCGGCCTGGAGCCGCTCGGCCTGGCCGCGATCGCGCGCCAGCAGGTCGTGCAGAGTCCGGGTGTGCGGGCTGAAATCACCGAGTTCGAGGGCGCGGCGCGCCTGCTCTTCGGCTTCCACGAGCCGGCCCCAGGTCCGAAAGATGACCGCCAGGCGGAAGCGGAACAGGGCCGGCTCCTCGCAGCCCAAGGTCAGCGCGATCGCGTAGGCCGCCGCGGCGGTGCCCAGCCGGCCCAGGGTTTCGGCCTGATAGGCGGCCAGAGCGCATCGGGCGACCAGGCTGTCGCCCTCTGCCTCGACGGCGGCCCTGGCGGCCGCATCGGCCGCTTCGCCTCGGCCCAGGGCGAGCAGGGCCTCGACCCGCACCAGGAGCGCCTGGAGCCCCGCGACGGGTCCCCGTCGAGCAGCGCCAGCGCCGCCGCGGCATCGGTGGCGTGCAGCCGCTCCGTCGCGGCCTGCACCCGCGCGTAGGGATTTGCCGGATCACGCGCCAGCACCGTCCCGGCTGCCTCGGCGAGGGCGCGCCCCTCCAGAAGGTTGGGCAGCCGGCCTTCCGCGGCGCCGTAATGGAGATAATGGCCAAGCGGGTTGACCCCGGCCTCGGCGATGTCG
This window of the Methylobacterium tardum genome carries:
- a CDS encoding glycosyltransferase family 4 protein, giving the protein MRVEALLALGRGEAADAAARAAVEAEGDSLVARCALAAYQAETLGRLGTAAAAYAIALTLGCEEPALFRFRLAVIFRTWGRLVEAEEQARRALELGDFSPHTRTLHDLLARDRGQAERLQAESRAVPDFAPEAWQAANQARAVYPQVAGPSQPARGRGAGLLLVDSSFPSRFSAFRYGELLTYLYAIPESRAASSLRDIDRYRPDWTFLDELRQFEAEHPTLAGRVQALNTGHDLSAEVLHTTFLHNAAVLLASNPDLRAARFVFTLYPGGGFMPNDPVSDAKLRRVLGDRRFAKVLTTHTLQRDYLLDRGWCDPQQIAFIFGAVSPDCWDVAASARCSRVGRPLPDTIRICFVAQRYTELGIEKGCDVFTELVRRYTDDPRFEWHYVGDWNAELLGLTRVDRVRFHGVQPASFFPDFYPSMDIVISPNQSPMERDGGRGSFDGFPTTSCVEAGLRGVAMFLTDSLALNRRLDGTHAMEPGVEFELITRDVDGIADRIEFYAGDREALRRLSEAGRLAILREYSFERQMRPRLDLLRAQLDAA